The following proteins come from a genomic window of Solwaraspora sp. WMMA2065:
- a CDS encoding response regulator transcription factor, translating into MTAPDRPQIRVCLADDHTLMRDGIREMLCTDAGFTVVGEASTGPEAVAVCVRLRPDVLLLDVEMPGLGAAAVVRQIGRAAPQTRVVVVTMHDDPDLVSELLAAGAVAYLLKTILRDELVAAVRSVVRRPVQNVLLAVSRATVERLDRQRPRTTPPLTERELEVLRLTAEALSNAQIAGRLCITEATVKRHLTNIYAKLHAVSRVDAIRKATAARLIKPVPQAPVS; encoded by the coding sequence TTGACCGCCCCGGACCGGCCGCAGATCCGGGTCTGTCTCGCCGACGACCACACGCTGATGCGCGACGGCATCCGCGAGATGCTCTGCACCGATGCCGGATTCACGGTCGTCGGCGAGGCGTCGACCGGGCCGGAGGCGGTGGCCGTGTGCGTCCGGTTACGACCCGACGTCCTGCTGCTGGACGTGGAGATGCCGGGCCTCGGCGCCGCCGCCGTCGTCCGCCAGATCGGCCGGGCCGCCCCACAGACCCGGGTCGTCGTGGTGACCATGCACGACGACCCGGACCTCGTGTCCGAACTGCTGGCGGCCGGCGCAGTCGCGTACCTGCTCAAGACGATCCTGCGGGACGAACTCGTCGCCGCCGTCCGGTCCGTGGTGCGCCGGCCCGTGCAGAACGTCCTGCTGGCGGTGTCCCGTGCGACCGTGGAACGGCTCGACCGGCAGCGACCGCGCACCACGCCACCGTTGACCGAACGCGAGTTGGAGGTGCTGCGGTTGACCGCCGAAGCGCTGAGCAACGCCCAGATCGCCGGTCGGCTGTGCATTACGGAGGCCACCGTCAAACGGCACCTGACGAACATCTACGCGAAGCTGCACGCGGTGTCGCGGGTCGACGCGATCCGCAAGGCCACCGCCGCGCGGCTGATCAAGCCGGTGCCGCAGGCACCGGTCAGCTGA
- a CDS encoding sensor histidine kinase codes for MTTGRDADAARSPDTTGILDEVFSAFTRALRQQGNQLISRPEVVEQLAGQVASVLDDVAAQLRLPDTSRIALTGEARLSSVEIGAQRAEHGIHPVESLRAAITLFEVGLPIISREFAPTDSISATRISKLFHKAIMERVAVGSLSYVTFLMTKLQESRQEERRRIARELHDRVLHGMSLTLHRLDLNRHYAEHDQARARANLDSAVEYLGEAVRTVQQLSAELRRCVGEEGLASALREYLKVTTPPSVRASLRVAGDVKALPPDTTEELYLILREAVRNALRHAAPRRLDVTVDIAAAEVRAVVSDDGQGFDPGGPDRAGGGLPSMRERALLLRGRLAVVSEPGKGTRIEVRVPLMESGL; via the coding sequence TTGACAACTGGGCGTGACGCGGACGCGGCCCGAAGCCCGGACACCACGGGGATCCTCGACGAGGTCTTCAGCGCGTTCACCAGGGCCCTGCGACAGCAGGGCAACCAGTTGATCAGCCGGCCGGAGGTCGTCGAACAGCTCGCCGGCCAGGTCGCGTCGGTCCTCGACGACGTGGCGGCTCAGCTCAGACTGCCGGACACCTCCCGGATAGCACTGACGGGTGAGGCTCGGCTGTCCAGTGTCGAAATCGGTGCGCAGCGGGCCGAGCACGGCATCCACCCGGTGGAGTCGCTACGCGCCGCCATCACGTTGTTCGAGGTCGGCCTGCCAATCATCAGTCGCGAATTCGCGCCCACCGACAGCATCAGCGCGACCCGGATCAGCAAACTGTTCCATAAGGCGATCATGGAGCGGGTCGCCGTCGGATCCCTGTCCTACGTGACGTTCCTGATGACAAAGCTGCAGGAGTCCCGGCAGGAGGAACGGCGACGGATAGCTCGGGAGTTGCACGACCGGGTGCTGCACGGCATGAGCCTGACGCTGCACCGACTGGACCTGAACCGGCACTACGCCGAACACGACCAGGCGCGTGCGCGGGCCAATCTCGACAGCGCGGTCGAGTACCTCGGCGAGGCGGTGCGTACCGTACAGCAACTCTCCGCTGAGCTGCGCCGTTGCGTCGGCGAGGAGGGCCTGGCGAGCGCGCTGCGCGAGTACCTGAAGGTGACGACACCACCATCGGTACGGGCCTCGCTGCGCGTCGCCGGCGATGTCAAGGCCCTGCCGCCGGACACCACCGAGGAGCTCTACCTGATCCTGCGCGAGGCGGTCCGCAACGCGCTACGCCACGCCGCACCGCGCCGGCTGGACGTCACCGTCGACATAGCTGCCGCCGAGGTGCGCGCCGTGGTCTCCGACGACGGACAGGGCTTCGACCCGGGTGGCCCGGACCGGGCCGGCGGCGGACTACCGTCGATGCGGGAGCGGGCACTGCTGCTACGGGGCCGACTCGCCGTCGTCAGCGAGCCAGGCAAGGGCACCCGCATCGAGGTACGGGTCCCGCTGATGGAGAGCGGGCTTTGA
- a CDS encoding lysylphosphatidylglycerol synthase domain-containing protein, protein MATDAPTPAGREPAPGTVRRGRRLVGRLVVGAFVVAVCVAIALALRDQDWSTLGQLTRPRTVPALAAALAVTSGGLLCAARAWLLTISATGAPVPVTAGVRMFFVGFLGKFLPGRVWGLLALLKLGERAGVSHSRMAGIYLVNVVVVLLSGGAVGLLVAPALLGAHALWLFPALGALLGLLLVRPALVDRVVAVAARLARRPQPARLARPEHLRRSIGWQTASWVLFGVHVWLVATLLGAAPVEALPVALGAFAIASVAGTLALFVPDGVGVRDVLLIAALTVVLPLPAAVTTAIASRVLCTLAEVLTAGAALLVTALRDRRAARAAATSTDTSAERSPAPASF, encoded by the coding sequence ATGGCCACAGACGCGCCGACACCCGCCGGCCGAGAGCCGGCACCCGGCACTGTCCGGCGTGGTCGCCGGCTCGTCGGGCGGCTGGTCGTCGGTGCGTTCGTGGTCGCCGTCTGCGTCGCCATCGCGCTCGCACTACGTGACCAGGACTGGTCGACGCTCGGCCAGCTGACTCGCCCGCGGACGGTACCGGCGCTGGCCGCGGCGCTCGCGGTCACCTCGGGCGGCCTGCTCTGCGCCGCCCGCGCCTGGCTGCTGACGATCTCGGCGACCGGCGCGCCGGTGCCGGTCACCGCCGGTGTCCGGATGTTCTTCGTCGGCTTCCTCGGCAAGTTCCTGCCCGGCCGGGTCTGGGGACTGCTCGCCCTGCTCAAGCTCGGCGAGCGGGCCGGGGTGAGCCATTCCAGAATGGCCGGAATCTACCTGGTGAACGTGGTGGTGGTGCTGCTCAGCGGAGGGGCCGTCGGCCTGCTGGTCGCGCCGGCCCTGCTCGGCGCCCACGCCCTCTGGCTGTTCCCGGCCCTCGGCGCGCTGCTCGGGCTGCTGCTCGTCCGGCCGGCGCTGGTCGACCGGGTGGTGGCCGTGGCGGCCCGGCTGGCCCGTCGCCCGCAGCCGGCCCGGCTGGCCCGGCCGGAGCACCTGCGGCGGTCGATCGGCTGGCAGACGGCCTCGTGGGTGCTGTTCGGGGTGCACGTCTGGCTGGTCGCCACCCTGCTGGGCGCCGCACCGGTCGAGGCGCTGCCAGTGGCCCTGGGCGCCTTCGCGATCGCCAGCGTGGCCGGCACCCTGGCCCTGTTCGTCCCGGACGGCGTCGGGGTGCGCGACGTCCTGCTGATCGCCGCCCTCACCGTCGTGCTGCCGCTGCCGGCGGCGGTCACCACCGCCATCGCCAGCCGGGTGCTCTGCACGCTCGCCGAGGTCCTCACCGCCGGGGCCGCCCTGCTCGTGACCGCGCTGCGCGACCGGCGTGCCGCGCGGGCGGCCGCCACGTCGACGGACACCTCGGCGGAACGGTCCCCGGCCCCGGCTTCGTTCTGA